In one window of Rhodovulum sp. P5 DNA:
- a CDS encoding DUF4405 domain-containing protein yields the protein MSSTLMRYATPTIIALFLVSLVTGIAIFFHVGPSAFHGIHEWLSMVLILPFVLHVWRNWKPMTKYMTGRPLLISAVASVLACAVFFLPMGGETGGRPPVFALSQQILQHTPAEVAPALGMTEDALTAKLAAAGYTVAPDQSLNAIAEGSGKSMMEIAGVLVARVQ from the coding sequence ATGTCCTCCACGCTGATGCGGTATGCCACACCGACAATCATCGCCCTCTTCCTCGTTTCCCTGGTCACCGGGATCGCGATCTTCTTCCACGTTGGCCCCAGCGCATTTCACGGAATCCATGAATGGCTGTCGATGGTGCTGATCCTGCCCTTCGTCCTGCATGTCTGGCGCAACTGGAAACCGATGACGAAATACATGACCGGCCGGCCGCTTCTGATTTCTGCGGTCGCTTCGGTACTGGCCTGTGCCGTCTTCTTCCTGCCCATGGGCGGTGAAACCGGCGGCCGCCCGCCGGTCTTTGCGCTGAGCCAGCAGATCCTGCAGCACACACCGGCAGAAGTGGCCCCGGCTTTGGGCATGACCGAAGACGCCCTGACCGCCAAACTGGCCGCTGCCGGATATACCGTGGCACCCGACCAATCGCTGAACGCCATCGCTGAAGGCTCCGGCAAATCGATGATGGAGATCGCCGGCGTTCTGGTGGCCCGCGTCCAGTGA
- a CDS encoding efflux RND transporter periplasmic adaptor subunit has product MAMIRPQNLYAVTAGLLLAFLLPLSVTAQQRTGAPPPNVSVQTVALQDVILSYDYAARVSAFRDVEVRARVGGILLHRNFAEGAQVAAGDVLFEIDPAPYEVALAKAEAELQQAEAQHDQAVRDLERAENLFKQSVGSEKTRDDAIATEALTRAAVAAAEASVRSAELNLGYTRVTAPIGGVTSTEEVSEGSLIGTDASSSLLTEITVLDPVHVNFAFSDKELAEIRSLLDASAARGGTIDRIEVTVSLGDGTPYGQTGTLDFTSSSLDEETGTLKARAVVANPDRQLLPGQFVRATIESPLQDAILIPRIAVMQGPHGAFVYVLVDGTAEVRPVTLGKTAAARVVITSGLEPGDRVITDGIVKVRPGAPVTPVEQVAEADQ; this is encoded by the coding sequence ATCGCCATGATCAGGCCCCAAAACCTGTATGCCGTTACGGCAGGTCTCCTGCTTGCCTTCCTGCTCCCGCTCTCCGTCACGGCTCAGCAACGGACGGGTGCGCCCCCACCCAACGTGTCAGTGCAAACTGTTGCTCTTCAGGATGTCATCCTTTCATACGACTATGCCGCGCGCGTCTCTGCGTTTCGCGACGTCGAGGTCCGCGCGCGCGTGGGCGGTATCCTGCTTCATCGAAACTTCGCCGAAGGAGCGCAGGTCGCTGCCGGCGACGTGCTTTTCGAGATCGATCCGGCCCCGTATGAGGTCGCCTTGGCCAAGGCCGAGGCTGAATTGCAGCAGGCCGAAGCCCAGCACGACCAAGCTGTACGCGACCTTGAAAGGGCCGAGAATCTGTTCAAGCAGTCGGTGGGTTCAGAGAAGACCCGCGACGATGCCATCGCAACCGAGGCGTTGACCCGCGCCGCCGTGGCCGCTGCCGAAGCCTCCGTGCGCTCCGCGGAACTGAACCTCGGCTATACCCGCGTTACGGCGCCGATCGGTGGTGTGACCAGCACCGAGGAAGTCTCCGAAGGTAGCCTGATCGGGACCGATGCCAGTAGCAGCCTGCTGACGGAAATCACCGTTCTCGACCCCGTTCATGTGAATTTTGCATTCTCCGATAAGGAACTGGCTGAAATCCGCAGTCTGCTTGATGCGAGTGCCGCCCGCGGTGGCACGATCGACCGGATCGAGGTCACCGTCAGCCTCGGCGATGGAACGCCTTATGGCCAGACCGGGACGCTCGACTTCACCTCTTCTTCGCTCGACGAGGAAACAGGGACATTGAAGGCCCGCGCCGTAGTCGCCAACCCCGACAGGCAGCTTCTCCCCGGCCAGTTCGTACGGGCCACAATCGAGAGTCCGCTGCAAGACGCGATCCTCATTCCGCGTATCGCTGTCATGCAAGGGCCACATGGCGCGTTCGTCTATGTTCTCGTTGACGGCACCGCAGAAGTGCGCCCCGTAACCTTGGGCAAGACCGCTGCGGCCCGCGTCGTGATCACTTCCGGCCTGGAACCGGGCGACCGGGTGATTACCGACGGTATCGTCAAGGTGCGCCCCGGGGCGCCTGTCACGCCGGTTGAACAGGTTGCGGAGGCGGACCAATGA